From a region of the Actinopolymorpha singaporensis genome:
- a CDS encoding DEAD/DEAH box helicase, protein MTAPEPTAHESDNPASFADLGLRPELLHELSTLGYEEPTPIQLTAIPPMLAGRDVLGQAATGTGKTAAFALPILQQMPDGDRGADPTALVLVPTRELAVQVSEAFHRYGRGIGIRVLPIYGGQPIGRQLRSLSNGVDVVVATPGRALDHIGRDTLHLDSLTCVVLDEADEMLDMGFAEDIEAILQETPQERQTVLFSATMPPRIGGMVRRHLRDPERIEIERRAPEPGEAPLVRQVAYVIPRAHKPAALGRVLDVESPTASLVFCRTREEVDQLAETLNGRGYRAEALHGGMSQEQRDRVMGRLRSRTADLLVATDVAARGLDIEHLSHVVNYDVPSAPESYVHRIGRVGRAGREGVAITLAAPREHRMLKTIERVTGRRIAVEKMPTVADLQARRLELTRAALHESLLEDDLDHFRVVVETLTDEFDVMEVALAAVKLAHEATGGRVDEDEPEIPNATPESDGARRKGDGGRPQGGRARGRGAAGGMTRLFVGLGRRAGVRPQDLVGAIANESSLRGREIGAIEITDKFSLVEVPENAANEVISALRSTTVKGRKVNVRRERQR, encoded by the coding sequence ATGACCGCGCCCGAACCGACCGCGCACGAATCCGACAACCCGGCCAGCTTCGCCGATCTCGGTCTGCGTCCGGAACTCCTCCACGAGCTGTCCACCCTGGGATACGAGGAGCCGACGCCGATCCAGCTCACGGCGATCCCCCCGATGCTGGCCGGGCGGGACGTGCTCGGACAGGCGGCGACGGGCACGGGCAAGACGGCAGCGTTCGCCCTCCCGATCCTGCAGCAGATGCCCGACGGTGACCGCGGTGCAGACCCCACCGCGCTCGTGCTGGTCCCCACACGCGAGCTGGCGGTACAGGTGTCGGAGGCGTTCCACAGGTACGGCCGGGGCATCGGCATCCGGGTGCTGCCCATCTACGGCGGTCAGCCGATCGGCCGCCAGCTGCGGTCGCTGTCGAACGGCGTCGACGTCGTGGTCGCCACCCCGGGACGCGCCCTCGACCACATCGGCCGCGACACCCTCCACCTGGACAGCCTGACCTGCGTCGTGCTGGACGAGGCCGACGAGATGCTCGACATGGGCTTCGCCGAGGACATCGAGGCGATCCTGCAGGAGACGCCGCAGGAACGCCAGACGGTGTTGTTCTCGGCGACGATGCCGCCGCGCATCGGCGGGATGGTCCGGCGCCACCTGCGTGACCCGGAGCGGATCGAGATCGAGCGGCGCGCACCGGAGCCCGGTGAGGCACCTCTGGTACGACAGGTGGCGTACGTCATCCCGCGGGCGCACAAGCCGGCGGCGCTGGGCCGGGTCCTCGACGTCGAGTCACCCACGGCGTCACTGGTGTTCTGCCGTACGCGCGAGGAGGTCGACCAGCTCGCAGAGACGCTGAACGGCCGGGGCTACCGCGCAGAGGCTCTGCACGGCGGTATGAGCCAGGAGCAGCGCGACCGGGTCATGGGCCGGCTGCGCAGCCGTACCGCCGACCTGCTGGTGGCCACCGACGTGGCGGCTCGCGGCCTGGACATCGAACACCTCAGCCACGTCGTCAACTACGACGTGCCGTCCGCGCCGGAGTCCTACGTCCACCGGATCGGCCGGGTGGGCCGGGCCGGCCGGGAGGGCGTGGCCATCACACTGGCCGCCCCGCGCGAGCACCGGATGCTGAAGACGATCGAACGCGTCACCGGCCGCAGGATCGCGGTGGAGAAGATGCCGACGGTCGCCGACCTGCAGGCGCGCCGGCTGGAGCTCACCCGGGCCGCGTTGCACGAGAGCCTGCTCGAGGACGACCTGGACCACTTCCGGGTGGTGGTGGAGACCCTCACCGACGAGTTCGACGTGATGGAGGTGGCGCTGGCCGCGGTCAAGCTGGCGCACGAGGCCACCGGCGGCCGGGTCGACGAGGACGAGCCGGAGATCCCGAACGCGACCCCGGAGTCCGACGGTGCGCGACGCAAGGGCGACGGCGGACGTCCGCAGGGCGGTCGTGCGCGAGGCCGCGGCGCGGCAGGTGGTATGACCCGGCTGTTCGTCGGGCTCGGCCGGCGGGCAGGAGTGCGCCCGCAGGACCTGGTGGGGGCGATCGCCAACGAGTCCAGCCTGCGTGGGCGGGAGATCGGTGCCATCGAGATCACGGACAAGTTCTCCCTGGTGGAGGTGCCGGAGAACGCCGCCAACGAGGTCATCTCCGCGTTGCGGTCCACGACCGTGAAGGGCCGAAAGGTCAACGTACGCAGGGAACGCCAGCGCTGA
- a CDS encoding Gfo/Idh/MocA family protein, giving the protein MPATTTVGVIGCGQVSHMYLPILGRMPGVEVAAVADVDQERAAQVAKKYDVPQATDPRTLLERSDIEVVVNLTPIAVHVEVSKAALTADKHLWSEKPLAPTLEQARELLAEADQRGLAVGCAPDTLLGSGFQAARAALADGAVGTPLSATGLMFRGAMGRASFYTEGATPILDMAPYYFSALVNLFGPAVRVSGAAHTLRAGEEPTRPPAGAAIATAAVVEFANGLLANTALVWGTDHPREVPVLTVYGSDGELAAPNPNNFGDPAYVRRYGEDWKEVPDSRQPAELPHNLRGLGVGELAAAVRAGRKPRAGGDIACHVVDLITGLVRSAQTGERVELTTTCTPAPPLSVEERAALLGQGERS; this is encoded by the coding sequence ATGCCGGCGACCACGACGGTCGGAGTCATCGGGTGCGGACAGGTCAGCCACATGTACCTCCCGATCCTGGGCCGGATGCCGGGGGTCGAGGTCGCCGCGGTGGCCGACGTCGACCAGGAGCGGGCGGCGCAGGTCGCCAAGAAGTACGACGTACCGCAGGCGACGGACCCGCGGACCTTGCTGGAACGCTCGGACATCGAGGTGGTCGTCAACCTCACCCCGATCGCGGTGCACGTCGAGGTGAGCAAGGCGGCGTTGACAGCGGACAAGCACCTGTGGTCGGAGAAGCCGCTCGCTCCCACACTGGAGCAGGCGCGGGAACTCCTCGCGGAGGCCGACCAGCGTGGGCTGGCCGTGGGATGCGCTCCGGACACCCTGTTGGGCTCAGGATTCCAAGCCGCGCGGGCCGCTCTGGCCGACGGTGCGGTGGGCACTCCGCTGTCCGCGACCGGGCTGATGTTTCGGGGCGCGATGGGCCGGGCGAGCTTCTACACCGAGGGTGCGACACCCATTCTGGACATGGCGCCGTACTACTTCTCCGCGCTGGTCAACCTGTTCGGCCCTGCGGTGAGGGTGAGCGGTGCGGCCCACACCCTGCGGGCGGGGGAGGAGCCGACCCGGCCGCCGGCGGGCGCGGCGATCGCCACCGCCGCGGTGGTGGAGTTCGCGAACGGCCTGCTCGCGAACACCGCGCTGGTGTGGGGCACCGACCATCCGCGGGAGGTTCCGGTGCTCACCGTCTACGGCAGCGACGGTGAGCTCGCAGCACCGAACCCGAACAACTTCGGCGACCCCGCGTACGTCCGCCGGTACGGCGAGGACTGGAAGGAGGTCCCGGACAGCCGGCAGCCGGCCGAGCTTCCGCACAACCTGCGCGGGCTCGGCGTGGGTGAACTGGCCGCTGCGGTCCGGGCCGGCCGCAAACCAAGAGCTGGTGGTGACATCGCCTGCCACGTGGTCGACCTGATCACCGGCCTGGTCCGCTCCGCCCAGACGGGTGAGCGGGTGGAGCTCACCACCACGTGCACCCCGGCACCGCCGCTGTCGGTGGAGGAGCGGGCGGCGCTGCTGGGCCAGGGCGAACGCTCGTAG
- a CDS encoding sugar phosphate isomerase/epimerase family protein, whose amino-acid sequence MKVDLGCGQITWRGVPEEKVLADIAEAGYAGAPWSARGGRTAKEIAEIWGGYGLAPAPGYFGGDFWEEDRHEEYVAQAREQARISSELGVGELYVSAGGFNATTRSGRTRRDVAAHAGPDDALSEKDFAQLVRTVDAIARATLEYGVRSCYHNHVGTFVETEDEIERLLAAVDPEVLFLGPDTGHLAWAGVDVVEFTRRHAERIRTAHLKDVDTAVRDRGREAGWDYSTFEKHAIWTEVGHGEVDFATMFSLLDQAGFDGWLIVETDVTQQETPLESARISRDNLRALGV is encoded by the coding sequence ATGAAGGTCGACCTGGGCTGTGGCCAGATCACGTGGCGAGGTGTCCCGGAGGAGAAGGTGCTCGCCGACATCGCCGAGGCCGGCTACGCCGGCGCGCCGTGGAGTGCCCGCGGTGGCCGCACGGCGAAGGAGATCGCCGAGATCTGGGGCGGGTACGGCCTGGCGCCCGCGCCCGGCTACTTCGGCGGCGACTTCTGGGAGGAGGACCGGCACGAGGAGTACGTCGCACAGGCGCGCGAACAGGCCCGCATCTCCAGCGAACTCGGGGTGGGCGAGCTCTACGTCTCCGCGGGCGGGTTCAACGCCACGACCCGCTCCGGTCGCACCCGACGGGACGTCGCCGCGCACGCGGGTCCGGACGACGCTCTGTCGGAGAAGGACTTCGCCCAGCTGGTGCGGACCGTGGACGCGATCGCCCGCGCGACGCTGGAGTACGGCGTGCGGTCCTGTTACCACAACCACGTCGGCACGTTCGTGGAGACCGAGGACGAGATCGAGCGGCTGCTGGCCGCGGTGGACCCGGAGGTCCTGTTCCTCGGCCCCGACACCGGGCACCTTGCCTGGGCGGGCGTCGACGTGGTGGAGTTCACCCGGCGGCACGCCGAGCGGATCAGGACGGCGCACCTGAAGGACGTCGACACCGCCGTGCGGGACCGCGGCCGGGAAGCGGGCTGGGACTACTCGACGTTCGAGAAGCACGCGATCTGGACCGAGGTGGGCCACGGCGAGGTCGACTTCGCCACGATGTTCTCCCTGCTGGACCAGGCCGGCTTCGACGGCTGGCTGATCGTGGAGACCGATGTCACCCAGCAGGAGACGCCGTTGGAGAGCGCCAGGATCAGCCGGGACAACCTCCGCGCCCTCGGGGTCTGA
- a CDS encoding GAF domain-containing protein has protein sequence MASNADRFGPASPSSPGTEDTGQELTETLQRIISSACDLMSARCGALLVTESDWNVREFVTCGLTDEESSEVAELPRLHGLLELLLESDRPIRLNSLRDHPAARHLPSHDLASTLLAVPVHLRDAPYGHLYLADKKDGQEFTATDEQTAVSLARAAALAIENFRLLGQQQRRQRWLEVCSELTAMLLDEVDLAATTRLATRRFREISGAEYAAVILVDPADPGRLVYQAVTGLGDLPLPGTSVPRRGLAAAVLDSGEPIVTDHLLDDPRFDPGPDPQEDLSVLGLTMVLPLGGSGELVGVLFVGWRRDSPAARVAAREGELVRTFANHTALVLLRVRAQEARSRRERWLEAAAEMARLLLGEVDRDEAMRLLVDHLREVSGADVAGVLLADPIDPGSVFVVVFEGGGLVPAPPDLRIPRAGLLARVLDSGEPVVSDDYPNELGHDPPPAWQKALASVGLGMMLPLTTDGEVLGTLFVAWRRGSPDAPLAREEVVEVQIFADLAALALQRVRTQGDREHLAVLEERDRIAHEMRDVIVQQLFGVSLRLRSAGGLSSEPVVRQRLSDVLDDLDRTSRQVRSAIFGGDDHDHDHDHDHDLHDIHDRYDGHRSPGNGD, from the coding sequence ATGGCATCGAACGCCGACCGTTTCGGCCCGGCGTCCCCCTCGTCGCCGGGAACCGAAGACACCGGACAGGAACTCACCGAGACACTCCAGCGAATCATCTCCTCGGCATGTGATCTGATGAGTGCGCGGTGTGGTGCCCTGCTGGTCACCGAGTCCGACTGGAATGTCCGCGAGTTCGTGACCTGCGGGCTGACCGACGAGGAGAGCTCGGAGGTCGCCGAACTGCCCCGGCTGCACGGCCTGCTCGAACTACTGCTGGAATCGGACCGGCCGATCAGGCTGAACTCGCTGCGCGACCACCCCGCCGCGCGCCATCTGCCGAGCCACGATCTGGCCAGCACGCTCCTCGCCGTCCCTGTGCATCTGCGCGACGCGCCGTACGGCCACCTCTATCTCGCGGACAAGAAGGACGGGCAGGAGTTCACCGCGACGGACGAACAGACGGCTGTCTCGCTGGCCCGGGCCGCGGCCCTGGCAATCGAGAACTTCCGGCTGCTGGGCCAGCAGCAGCGCAGGCAGCGGTGGCTGGAGGTCTGCTCGGAACTCACCGCCATGCTGCTGGACGAGGTGGACCTCGCTGCGACGACCCGGCTGGCGACCAGGAGGTTCCGGGAGATCTCCGGCGCGGAGTACGCCGCGGTGATTCTGGTCGATCCGGCCGACCCGGGCCGACTCGTCTACCAGGCGGTCACCGGCCTGGGCGACCTGCCCCTCCCGGGCACCAGCGTTCCCCGGCGCGGGCTCGCGGCCGCCGTTCTGGACAGCGGCGAGCCGATCGTCACCGACCACCTGCTGGACGACCCGCGCTTCGACCCGGGCCCGGACCCGCAGGAGGATCTGTCCGTTCTGGGGCTGACCATGGTCCTGCCGCTCGGGGGGTCCGGTGAGTTGGTGGGCGTGCTGTTCGTGGGCTGGCGGCGGGACTCCCCCGCCGCGCGGGTCGCCGCGCGCGAGGGCGAACTCGTCCGTACGTTCGCCAACCACACCGCCCTGGTCCTGCTACGTGTCCGTGCCCAGGAGGCCCGCAGCCGGCGCGAACGCTGGCTCGAGGCGGCCGCCGAGATGGCCCGGCTGCTGCTGGGCGAGGTGGACCGCGACGAGGCGATGCGGTTGCTCGTGGACCACCTGCGGGAGGTGTCCGGCGCGGACGTCGCCGGCGTCCTGCTGGCGGACCCGATCGACCCCGGCTCGGTGTTCGTCGTGGTCTTCGAGGGTGGCGGCCTTGTGCCCGCACCCCCCGACCTGCGCATCCCGCGCGCCGGTCTGCTGGCCCGAGTGCTCGACTCCGGTGAACCCGTCGTCAGCGACGACTATCCGAACGAACTCGGACACGACCCGCCTCCTGCCTGGCAGAAGGCTCTCGCGAGCGTGGGGCTGGGCATGATGCTCCCGCTCACCACCGACGGCGAGGTGCTGGGCACGTTGTTCGTCGCGTGGCGCCGTGGCTCGCCGGACGCCCCCCTCGCCCGCGAGGAGGTCGTGGAGGTACAGATCTTCGCCGACCTGGCCGCGCTCGCCCTGCAACGGGTGCGTACGCAGGGAGACCGCGAGCACCTGGCCGTGCTGGAGGAACGCGACCGCATCGCGCACGAGATGCGCGACGTGATCGTCCAGCAGTTGTTCGGCGTCAGCCTTCGGTTGCGCAGTGCAGGCGGCCTGAGCTCCGAACCGGTCGTACGACAGCGGCTCAGTGACGTCCTGGACGACCTCGACCGCACCAGCCGTCAGGTCAGGAGTGCCATCTTCGGCGGCGACGACCACGACCACGACCACGACCACGACCACGACCTGCACGACATCCACGACCGGTACGACGGGCACCGCTCTCCCGGCAACGGCGACTGA
- a CDS encoding NmrA family transcriptional regulator has product MEGASAAYVAYVPELGFPGAAETVGAFTRLAVDRGVRRVVLLSGRGEPEAQRTEQVLREECGGDAAWTVVRSSVFAQNFSEGFLVDAVRAGVLPFPAGDVAEPFVDADDLADVAVATLTEPGHEAQVYELTGPRSLRFAEVAAEISAASGREVTYVPVTVDQFAAGLVEEGVPAEFAALLSGLFGEVLDGRNAALTDGVRRVLGREPRDFSEYARSTAALAAWTF; this is encoded by the coding sequence GTGGAGGGCGCCTCCGCCGCATACGTCGCGTACGTCCCCGAACTCGGCTTCCCCGGGGCGGCGGAGACGGTGGGCGCGTTCACCCGGTTGGCCGTCGACCGTGGTGTACGCCGGGTGGTCCTGCTCAGCGGGCGCGGGGAGCCCGAAGCGCAACGGACCGAGCAGGTGCTGCGGGAAGAGTGCGGGGGCGACGCGGCCTGGACGGTCGTACGATCCAGCGTCTTCGCGCAGAACTTCAGCGAGGGCTTCCTGGTCGACGCCGTCCGCGCGGGCGTGCTTCCCTTCCCCGCGGGCGATGTCGCCGAGCCGTTCGTCGACGCCGACGATCTGGCCGACGTGGCGGTCGCCACCCTCACCGAGCCGGGCCACGAGGCTCAGGTGTACGAGCTGACCGGACCGCGCTCGCTTCGCTTCGCCGAGGTCGCCGCCGAGATCTCCGCCGCGTCCGGACGTGAGGTGACCTACGTACCGGTCACCGTCGACCAGTTCGCCGCCGGCCTGGTCGAGGAAGGCGTTCCGGCGGAGTTCGCCGCCCTGCTGTCGGGGCTGTTCGGTGAGGTGCTCGACGGGCGCAACGCGGCGTTGACAGACGGTGTGCGGCGTGTGCTGGGCCGTGAACCGCGCGACTTCTCCGAGTACGCACGGTCGACCGCCGCGCTCGCCGCGTGGACGTTCTGA
- a CDS encoding AraC family transcriptional regulator codes for MDPLAGLLSGPRARQAFLLRVLLDPPWSMRVQDQAPLTLVVMVRGDGWVLPERGEPRPLRAGDVALFRGPEPYVVADHPDTPPQVVIHPGQLCTTPAGETLTAVPRRHRQGAGRPGRTMDLGVRSWGTNPQGQVAMLVGTYPEVGAVGALLLDALPALVVLPGAAWDSPLVPLLGAEVQREDPGQEVVLDRLLDLLVVMSLRTWFARPDTATPPWYAAQDDPVVGRALRLLQNAPARPWTVARLAAECGVSRAALARRFTELVGEPPMAFLAGWRLALAADLLTEPGATVASVATRVGYASPFALSTAFKRVRGVSPREHQRRAAAEQSATVRAAIGG; via the coding sequence ATGGACCCCCTCGCCGGGCTGCTGTCCGGACCCCGCGCCCGACAGGCGTTCCTGTTGCGTGTGCTGCTCGACCCGCCGTGGTCGATGCGGGTACAGGACCAGGCGCCGCTGACCCTGGTGGTGATGGTGCGCGGCGACGGGTGGGTCCTGCCCGAGAGGGGCGAGCCCCGCCCGCTCCGGGCTGGGGACGTCGCGCTCTTCCGGGGCCCCGAGCCGTACGTCGTAGCCGACCACCCGGACACGCCACCGCAGGTGGTCATCCACCCCGGCCAGCTCTGCACCACGCCGGCCGGCGAGACCCTGACGGCAGTACCCCGGCGGCATCGCCAAGGCGCTGGTCGCCCGGGCCGGACGATGGACCTCGGCGTGCGGAGCTGGGGAACCAACCCGCAAGGCCAGGTTGCCATGCTCGTCGGCACCTACCCCGAGGTCGGCGCGGTCGGGGCACTGCTGCTGGATGCCCTGCCTGCGTTGGTGGTCCTGCCGGGCGCGGCCTGGGACTCACCCCTGGTGCCGCTGCTCGGCGCCGAGGTGCAACGCGAGGACCCCGGGCAGGAGGTCGTACTGGACCGGCTGCTCGACCTGCTGGTGGTGATGTCGCTGCGGACGTGGTTCGCGCGCCCGGACACCGCCACGCCGCCGTGGTACGCCGCGCAGGACGATCCGGTTGTCGGCCGGGCGCTTCGGCTGTTGCAGAACGCACCCGCTCGGCCGTGGACGGTGGCCCGCCTCGCCGCGGAGTGCGGTGTGTCGCGCGCGGCGCTGGCACGCAGGTTCACCGAACTCGTGGGTGAGCCGCCGATGGCGTTCCTCGCCGGCTGGCGGCTCGCCCTCGCCGCCGACCTGCTGACCGAGCCGGGAGCCACTGTCGCGTCGGTGGCGACCAGGGTGGGGTACGCGAGTCCGTTCGCGCTCAGTACGGCGTTCAAGCGGGTGCGCGGAGTGAGCCCCCGCGAGCACCAACGACGTGCGGCGGCCGAACAGTCCGCGACTGTGAGGGCCGCGATCGGCGGCTGA
- a CDS encoding endonuclease/exonuclease/phosphatase family protein: MRPRSPEHLRLATLNVWGTRGDWPPRRERLAAGFAELAPDLLTLQETIVTDTYDQVRDVLGDEYLLVHQTAREDDGQGITTASRWPVGQVIEVDLQINDRTAGFACTSLVTEVLAPEPFGRIWLVNHFPSWRLDLEHERCLQTVRTAGLVERLAAERPGHVIVAGDLDADPDATSIRFWTGRHPLDGMSVCYRDAWASARDHFGVAVDLSVASRP; encoded by the coding sequence ATGCGACCACGTTCACCGGAACACCTGCGGCTGGCAACCCTGAACGTCTGGGGGACGCGCGGCGACTGGCCGCCCAGGCGTGAGCGCCTCGCCGCGGGCTTCGCCGAACTGGCGCCGGATCTCCTCACCCTGCAGGAAACCATCGTCACCGACACCTACGACCAGGTGCGCGACGTACTCGGCGACGAGTACCTCCTGGTCCACCAGACCGCCCGGGAGGACGACGGCCAGGGCATCACCACGGCGAGCAGGTGGCCGGTCGGACAGGTGATCGAGGTCGACCTGCAGATCAACGACCGTACGGCTGGGTTCGCGTGCACCAGTCTGGTGACCGAGGTCCTGGCCCCGGAGCCGTTCGGCCGGATCTGGCTGGTCAACCACTTCCCGAGCTGGCGGCTCGACCTCGAACACGAGCGATGCCTGCAGACGGTGCGTACCGCCGGGTTGGTCGAACGCCTGGCCGCAGAACGCCCCGGGCACGTCATCGTCGCGGGGGACCTGGACGCCGACCCCGACGCCACCAGCATCCGGTTCTGGACCGGTCGGCACCCGCTGGACGGCATGAGCGTGTGCTACCGCGACGCGTGGGCGAGCGCGCGCGACCACTTCGGTGTTGCCGTCGACCTCTCCGTGGCAAGCAGACCTTGA
- a CDS encoding alpha/beta fold hydrolase has translation MTGREVGAPPPRAVAVTSAGIRAGTGVGTDVVFLPGMAVHRYLRRTQDLVARQARAHLVHLPGTGQAPDAPWPAGLAEDVTATLDWLSANPAAGPLVLVGHSYGCQVAGRIAAAVPNQVTALVLASPTIDPAYRSWPRLVTRFALESAATPARLGRMQLSEQRRAGPRRMLAIVRSMLADDPEEALARVHVPTTVVRGEHDRLCTERWARRLADRPGGSFVSVEGGIHAFPYDRPEALAEAVKAYLPR, from the coding sequence GTGACCGGCCGCGAGGTTGGTGCTCCGCCGCCCCGAGCCGTGGCGGTCACCTCGGCCGGCATTCGCGCAGGCACGGGCGTCGGTACCGACGTCGTCTTCCTGCCCGGCATGGCTGTCCACCGCTACCTCCGGAGGACCCAGGACCTGGTCGCGCGACAGGCCCGTGCGCACCTCGTCCACCTGCCCGGGACCGGACAGGCGCCGGACGCGCCGTGGCCGGCCGGCCTCGCCGAGGACGTCACGGCGACGCTCGACTGGCTGTCGGCAAACCCGGCGGCCGGTCCGCTCGTGCTGGTCGGGCACTCCTACGGCTGCCAGGTCGCAGGTCGCATCGCCGCCGCGGTGCCCAACCAGGTCACGGCGCTCGTACTCGCCAGTCCCACCATCGACCCGGCGTACCGCTCGTGGCCCAGACTGGTGACCCGGTTCGCCCTGGAAAGCGCGGCGACGCCGGCGCGCCTCGGGCGGATGCAGCTGTCCGAGCAGCGCCGCGCGGGTCCCCGCCGAATGCTGGCGATCGTCCGGTCCATGCTGGCCGACGACCCCGAGGAGGCGCTGGCCCGCGTCCACGTTCCCACGACCGTGGTCCGCGGGGAGCACGACCGGCTCTGCACCGAGCGATGGGCTCGCCGGCTCGCCGACCGGCCGGGTGGTTCGTTCGTGAGTGTCGAGGGTGGCATACACGCCTTTCCGTACGACCGCCCGGAGGCGCTGGCCGAGGCCGTCAAGGCGTACTTGCCGCGGTGA
- a CDS encoding Rho termination factor N-terminal domain-containing protein — MTRKQTEAARRNVQKAQAGARKKKTISKLSPKTRSELGKQGAAARKRGGEPGHRLEDRTRQDLYAEASKLDIPGRSKMGKGDLIQAIRRAR, encoded by the coding sequence ATGACACGTAAGCAGACCGAGGCGGCGCGCAGGAACGTCCAGAAGGCGCAAGCCGGCGCCCGGAAGAAGAAGACCATCAGCAAGCTGTCGCCGAAGACCCGCAGCGAGCTGGGCAAGCAGGGAGCGGCGGCCCGAAAGCGGGGCGGCGAGCCCGGCCACCGGCTGGAGGACCGCACCCGGCAGGACCTGTACGCCGAGGCGAGCAAACTCGACATCCCGGGTCGTTCGAAGATGGGCAAGGGTGACCTGATCCAGGCGATCCGCCGCGCGCGGTGA